One stretch of Litoribrevibacter albus DNA includes these proteins:
- the hemL gene encoding glutamate-1-semialdehyde 2,1-aminomutase, with product MTRSQELFDTASKVIPGGVNSPVRAFKGVGGTPIFFKEGKGAYIIDEDDNAYVDYIGSWGPMILGHGHPKVLEAIHAQVDKGLSFGAPTAIEIEAAEKVCSLIPSIEKVRMVSSGTEATMSAIRLARGYTGRDKLIKFEGCYHGHADSLLVKAGSGALTLGVPSSPGIPDDLAKHTVTLEYNNLAQVDETLKEIGDQVACIIIEPVAGNMNCIPPVEGFLEGLRALCDQHGLVLIFDEVMTGFRTALGCAQSVYNITPDLTTLGKVIGGGMPVGAFGGKAEIMDYIAPTGPVYQAGTLSGNPVAMTAGLAVLNEISQPGFFEALTEKTTTLVQGLQERADKAGIPFTTSQVGAMFGLFFTDQDKVTSFAQATACDLERFQTFFHLMLEEGVYLAPSAYEAGFVSAAHDDEAIQKTLDAAERAFAKL from the coding sequence ATGACTCGATCTCAAGAACTTTTTGACACTGCATCCAAAGTCATTCCTGGTGGCGTGAACTCACCCGTTCGCGCCTTCAAAGGTGTAGGTGGTACACCTATATTCTTCAAAGAAGGTAAAGGCGCTTACATCATCGATGAAGATGACAACGCTTATGTAGACTACATCGGTTCCTGGGGACCAATGATCTTAGGTCATGGACACCCTAAAGTGTTGGAAGCCATTCACGCTCAAGTGGACAAAGGTTTGAGCTTTGGTGCGCCAACGGCCATTGAGATCGAAGCCGCAGAGAAAGTATGCAGCCTGATTCCATCCATCGAAAAAGTGCGTATGGTGAGCTCTGGTACCGAAGCTACCATGAGTGCGATTCGTCTTGCACGCGGTTACACCGGGCGCGACAAGCTGATCAAGTTCGAAGGTTGTTACCACGGTCATGCCGATTCTTTATTGGTGAAAGCAGGCTCCGGCGCATTAACGCTGGGTGTACCGAGCTCTCCGGGTATCCCTGACGATCTTGCAAAACACACAGTAACGCTTGAGTACAACAACTTGGCTCAGGTAGACGAAACCCTGAAGGAAATCGGTGATCAGGTTGCCTGTATAATCATCGAACCGGTTGCGGGCAACATGAACTGCATTCCTCCGGTAGAAGGTTTTCTTGAAGGCTTGCGTGCACTGTGTGATCAACACGGTTTGGTACTTATTTTTGACGAAGTGATGACCGGCTTTCGTACCGCATTAGGTTGCGCCCAGTCTGTGTATAACATTACTCCAGACCTAACCACATTAGGTAAAGTCATCGGCGGCGGCATGCCAGTGGGTGCCTTTGGTGGTAAAGCGGAAATCATGGATTACATTGCGCCAACCGGCCCGGTATATCAAGCGGGTACCTTGTCAGGTAATCCGGTAGCGATGACGGCTGGTCTTGCGGTACTGAACGAAATCTCACAGCCAGGTTTCTTTGAAGCACTGACCGAAAAGACCACGACCTTGGTTCAAGGGCTTCAGGAACGTGCTGATAAAGCAGGTATACCGTTTACCACGTCCCAAGTGGGCGCAATGTTTGGTTTATTCTTTACCGATCAGGACAAAGTCACCAGCTTTGCTCAAGCGACGGCCTGTGATCTGGAACGATTCCAGACGTTCTTCCATTTGATGCTGGAAGAAGGAGTCTATCTGGCACCGTCGGCGTATGAAGCAGGTTTTGTGTCTGCGGCACATGATGATGAAGCCATTCAGAAAACCCTGGATGCGGCTGAAAGAGCGTTTGCGAAGTTATAA